The window CATCAGGGTCGCCTGACCGAAGCATTGCAGGTCTTTTACGCACGCGCCTTTTTCTGGCTGCCGCTGCTGCCGCTCGACGCGATCGACCAGATCCGCGTCGCGCGGCTGTTCATGCTCGGGTTCGAACTGTTCACCCTCTATGCCATCTATGCGATGGCCAGCCGCTTTTCCGGGCGCCTTGCCGCCGCACTGGCCGCGCTGGCTTATGTCACCGGCGGCTATGTCTTCCAGCACGGATTTTCCTATCGCGCCGACCCGATGGCGGCGGCGTTCCTGATGGGGGCGCTGTGGATATTGCTCGCGAGCCGCCTCGACAGGACCGCGATCCTCGTCGCGGCGGTGCTGGCCGGTCTCGCGGCGCTGACGACGATCAAGGTCGTCTTTTACGCGCCGGCCTTCGCCGGGGTCGCGTGGCTACGCTGGCGCGAAGCCGAACAGCCGCGGGGCGTCGCGATGCGGCTCGTCGGCTTTGGCATCGCGGCGGTGATCTTTGCGTTACTTTTCATCGGGGCCACGGTGCTCAGCCTCCCCGATGTCGGCCATGGCAGCGCGGCCCGGACGGTTTCGACGTCGGGCATGATGATGTTCGACGAGGGGCTTTTCCCGCGCTGGCAATATGGCCTCGGCGCTATGCTCTCGGCGCCCCTGCTCGCCATATTGCTCGTCGCAACGCCGTTCGCGCTTGGGTCGCCCAACCTCTCGCGGCCACAGCGTGTCGCGTTGGTCGGCCTGTTGTTGCCGCTCGCCAGCTTCCTCTTCTATCGCAACGCCTTTCCTTATTATTACGCCTATATCCTGCCGCCGGCGATGGTCGCTGCCGCCGTCGCGATCGAGGCGGTGATCGGGCGACTTTCGGCGAAAACCCTGTCGGTCGCCCTGCTTGCCAATGCCCTGCTTGTCAGCCTGTCGACCCCGCGCGAAACCCTGTCGACGCAGCGGCAACTGCTGGCCGCAGTGCACGAGATATTTCCCGAGCCGGTCGCCTATTTCGACTATCCGGGCATGATCGTCGGTTTTCCCAAGGCCAATTTCTTCATGACGTCGTGGGGGATGCGAAAATATCGGGCGGGCTTTGAAGAAGCGCTGGTCGACGCGATGGACCGCGAGGTCGTGCCGCTGTTGATCGTGAATCACGACACGCTGGAAGCCAACCAGCTAGGGCTGGCACCGGCGGGTGCGATGCTGGCTCGCGATGCGGAGGCGCTGCGCAAGGGCTTCATCCAGCATTGGGGGCCGATCTGGGTTTCGGGGCGGCGGTTTGCGTCGAACAATGGTCCCGAATCTTTCGAAATCCATGCGCCAGGCCGCTACACCGTCGAAGGGGCGAGCGGGCGCATCGATGGTGTTCTTCATCTGGCGGGACAGAGCGTCGTTCTGGCGCGCGGGCCGCATCGCTTCGAGCCGGCGACGCCGGGTGACGAGACGATCCTGCGTTGGGGCGATCATCTGAAGCGCCCGGCCAAGCCCTTTGTCGGCGGACCGGTCTTCAGGGATTTCTAGGCGCGCCGCCCGGTCGCGAGGGTCGCGAGGCCATAGCCCAGATCGCCCGTGATCGAAGACGCGCGCAGCGCGAGTGTCGCCGCCAACGCGGCCGCGGCGGGCAGCGAGGCGCCCGCCAACGCCAGCAACGCCGCTTCGCGCACGCCGATCCCGCCGGGTGCGACCGGCACGACGAAGCCAGCCAGCCATGCGAGCAGAAAGAGGGCGGCAAAATGCGGCAACCCGGCATTGGCGGGCAATATGGCCCAGCCGACCAGCGCCGCCGCGGCAGCAAAAAGGGAAAAGGCGATCATCTGAAACGCCAGCGCGGTCATCAGCCGTCGGCGCATGACCAGGAGCGCGCCGACCAACGCCGCGGCACCGAAGCCGGCGACAATCGGGAGGCGCGCGAATGCCAGGCAGCCGGCGGCAACCGACAGGCTGCTCACCAGATGCAGGCCGATCTCGACCAGGCTCGCCTGCGCTAGCTTTTTATGCGCGAGCCCGGCCTTGGCGCCGCCGACCTGGCGACTGACATATTGGAATATCGAACCGGGAAGATATTTCATCAGCACGCCGCGCGCGTAAATGCCGGCAAGCTCCTGGCGCGGTATCTGGCCGTCGGGGTCGGCCGTTACAGCCCATCCGCGTTCGAGCGCGCGATCAGCGGCTGCGAACAAGAGCGGTGCGCCGACCATCGCCGCGCCGAACTGCCAGGTGACATGCGGTTGCAGCGTCGACCAGTCGAGCCGCCAGAGCCGGTCGCCGAGGAAGGCGATGCTCGCCGCCAGCGCTACACCGCCAACCCACCGCCCGATCCGGTCGATCGACGGGCGCCGCGGCCCAGCGGCGACGTCAGCCACGCAGGAAGCTGGTGAAGTCGGGGTAGGGGACACAATAGGACCGGCCGAAGTGGCGTTGCTCGGGCAAACCGCAGGTTTCGATGGCGTGGCGATAGCGCCGCCGCCCGCTGTCATCGAACAGGATCACGCCGCCGGGCTTCAGGTGCGGAACCGCGCGTGCCAGGCACTCGGCGCGGCGGCGGCCATCGACGACGATCATGTCGAACAGCCCGCCCGCCTCGTCGATCGCGCCGATATAGGCGTCACCGGTCAGATCGCGCTGCCACAATTCGATGTTCGCAAAGCGCGCGACCATCGGTTCCAGCCGCCGATGCCAGTCGGCATGATGCTCGACCGACATAACCGACCCGGCGCGCCGGGCGAGCCAGATCGTGCTGGCGCCGGCGCCATATTCGAACACGCGGGCGCCGGGGCGCGCGCGCAGATAGTCTTCCGCTTCGCGCGTTGCCGCGACGTTCCACCAAGGCAGGTCGAGCGCCACCATCCGATCGATGTCGTGGATCGCCAATAGGGACGCCGTCCACCGCTGCCATCGATAGGCATCGCTGGTGCGGGCGTCGTCGCTGAGCTTTTCCAGCGCGCCCAACCCCGCAATTGCATGCATCATTCCGGAATAGGTACGTTTGACGAGTTGCATGAATCCTCCTGTCCCGGAACGGGCGACAAGATTATATTAACCAAGAACCTCCTAGCGAAAGGTTAACAACCCGATCGCGCGCGCCGACCCTGGCGAAGGGTTCGAGTCATGTCCGAAGCCCGAAATTAGACCTTTGTTAACCTTGATATGGCAGTTCGGCGATGCGGAGGGGGCGCTACGAGCCTGTTTGCCGCAGGTGACCTACTCCTAATCATTGGCGGTGATCCATGCGGCTTGGCCTGCGCAACATTCCCCCAGAGATCGCGATCGCCGGTGGAACCCTGGCGATCATGTTCCTCTTCTCGCTGCTTTTGGGTTTGCCGGTGGTGACACCTTCGGGCGACCGGGCGGCCTTTGTCGGCGTACATTATATCTATCCGCTGATCGGCGTGGCCCTGTTGGGGGTCGCAACCTTCATCGCGGGCAAGCGCGACGTCGCGGCCAGCTTCCTGATCGCCTTGCCCTGCTACGTTGTCATCCTGTTTGCGCACTTCAATCTGAAGCTGTGGATTCCACACATCAATCCCGTCATGTACGACGATGTCTATTGGGCGACGGACGAGCTTTTTCGGCCGATCGTCGATCTTTGCGTCTATATGCGAAACAATATATTTGGCTTCGTTTCTGAAGATTCCAATTTCTACATGGTTTCGTTCATCGCACTATTCTACACCAGCTTTCTATATCATGCGATCAAGACGCCGGCCCATTTCCGGACATTGGTTGTGGCGGTGCTGTTGCTGCAGGCGTCGGGCGCCTTGGCCTATCTGGTGGCGCCCGCGATCGGCCCGTTCATCTATGAGCGCGGAGTCGATGCGGGCATTACCACGGGCCAGTTGAGCATGCTGGAGTTCTATCGGAACTCCGTCGCCCACGGGCCGGCCTGGCTCGCCGAGAACGGCAGCGCCAATTTCACCGTCGGCCTCGCGGCGATGCCGTCGCTGCACGCCGGCGGCGCCTTTCTTTTCTTCCTTTTCGCGTGGAAGCACGGCCGAATCCTCCTGCCGCTCTATTCGGTCATCCTCGTCTTCATCCTGGTGACGTCGATCGCCAGCCGCTGGCACTATGTCGTCGATGCTCCCGCCGGGCTTGCCCTCGCGTGGGTGTGTGTCCGGCTCGCGGAGCGGATCATGGGCAAGGCAAGAGATGCGGCTGCGCCGGACCCGATCGACACGGCGGTGCCCGCGGCTGCCTGAATTGCGTCAGTCGCCCAGATCGACCTGATGCGCCTTGGCCCAATCGGCATATTGGGCGCGGGGGGTCGATGACGGCTGGGCGAGGATCGCGGGAATATCGCGGCGCAGCGCGGCAAGGTCGAGCGAGCGGATCATCGCCTTAACCGGGCCGACCCCCGCGGGGGTGATCGACAGTCGCTCGATGCCGATCCCCAGCAGCGCCATGGCTTCCAGGGGACGCCCGCCCATCTCGCCGCAGACGCCGAGGGTGACCTTCGAGCCCGCGACGGTCTTCACCACGCGCGACAGGAAACGCATCACGATCGGCGACAGCCAGTCATAGCGCTCGGCGAGGCGCGGGTGAGCGCGGTCGGCGGCGAACAGGAACTGCGTCAGATCGTTGGTGCCGATCGACAGGAAGTCGAGGTGCGGCAGCATCAGGTCAAGCGTCTCGGCGAGCCCCGGCACCTCGAGCATCGCGCCATAGCGGATCGCCACGGGCAATTTCTTGTTGTGCTTGGCGAGCCAGGCGCGCTGGCCGACGAACAGCGCCCGCGCCGCTTCATATTCCCATGGCTCGGACACCATCGGGAACATGACGTTGAGCGTCCGCCCCGCCGCCGCTTCCATCAGCGCGCGCGCCTGGACCTTGAGCAGGCCTTCGCGTTCAAGCGCGAGGCGCAGCGCGCGCCAGCCCATCGCCGGATTTTCCTCGAGCACCGTGTCGGTGTTCATATAGGGCAGCGCCTTGTCGCCGCCGATGTCGACGGTGCGAAAGATCACCGGCCGGTCGCCCGCTGCGTCGAGCACGTCGCGATAGAGGCGCTGCTGACGCTCGCGTTGCGGCATCGTCGCCGACACCAGGAACTGGAACTCGGTGCGGAACAGCCCGATACCGCGCGCGCCGGTCAGATCGAGCGCCGCAATATCCTCGCGTAGCCCCGCGTTGATCATCAGTTCGATCGACACGCCGTCCTTGGTCACCGCCGGCAGGTCGCGCAGCGCCGCAAGATTGGCGCGGCGCTTCTGCGAAACCTCCAGCTTGGCGTCGAAAGCGTCGTCTGTCGACGGGCTGGGACGGACGTGTACCGTCCCATCGGCCGCGTCGAGCAACAGCATGTCGCCGTCGCGGATGACGGTGCGGACATCGCGCACGCGCCCAATGACCGGCACCCCCATCGCGCGCGCGACGATGATGACATGCGCGGTAAGCGATCCTTCCTCAAGGACGACGCCTTTCAGACGGCGGCGATCATATTCGAGCAGTTCGGCAGGGCCGAGGTTGCGCGCGATCAGGATCGAATCCTGCCGCAACCCCATCTGCGCCGCCGTGCCGAGCTGGCCCGAAACGATCCGTATCAGCCGATTGGAGAGGTCCTCAAGGTCGTGCATCCGGTCGCGCAGCAGCGGATCGTCGATCTGGCGCATCCGCATGCGGGTGCGTTGCTGGACGCGCTCGATCGCCGCCTCGGCGGTCAGGCCGCTGTCGATCGCTTCGTTGATCCGCCGCGACCAGCCCTCGTCATAGGCGAACATCTTGTACATCTCGAGCACTTCGTCATGCTCGCCGCCGACGCCGAATTCGGCTTGGCTCGCCATGCGGTCGATCTGTTCGCGCATCTTGTCGAAGGCCGCGTAAACTCTGTGGCGTTCGGCTTCGGTATCCTCGGCGACGGTATGCTCGATGACGACGCGCGGCTGGTGGAACACTGCGACGCCGCGGCCCATGCCATCGACGAGTTTCTGGCCGGTCAGCCGCTGGCTCGACTGGTCGGCCTCGGCAGCGTCGATCCGTGCGGTGGTGTCGACCAAGTCAGCGTTGGCGATCAGTTCGGACAGTACCATCGCGACGGTCTGCAGCGTCTCGATCTCGATATCGTCATAGCGGCGCGGGTCGCTGTGCTGGACGCAGAGCACCCCGACCGCACGCTCGCGGCGGATGATCGGCACCCCGGCAAAGCTATGGAACAATTCTTCGCCGGTTTCGGGGCGATAGGAGAAA is drawn from Sphingopyxis sp. OPL5 and contains these coding sequences:
- a CDS encoding class I SAM-dependent methyltransferase, which gives rise to MQLVKRTYSGMMHAIAGLGALEKLSDDARTSDAYRWQRWTASLLAIHDIDRMVALDLPWWNVAATREAEDYLRARPGARVFEYGAGASTIWLARRAGSVMSVEHHADWHRRLEPMVARFANIELWQRDLTGDAYIGAIDEAGGLFDMIVVDGRRRAECLARAVPHLKPGGVILFDDSGRRRYRHAIETCGLPEQRHFGRSYCVPYPDFTSFLRG
- a CDS encoding phosphatase PAP2 family protein, whose product is MRLGLRNIPPEIAIAGGTLAIMFLFSLLLGLPVVTPSGDRAAFVGVHYIYPLIGVALLGVATFIAGKRDVAASFLIALPCYVVILFAHFNLKLWIPHINPVMYDDVYWATDELFRPIVDLCVYMRNNIFGFVSEDSNFYMVSFIALFYTSFLYHAIKTPAHFRTLVVAVLLLQASGALAYLVAPAIGPFIYERGVDAGITTGQLSMLEFYRNSVAHGPAWLAENGSANFTVGLAAMPSLHAGGAFLFFLFAWKHGRILLPLYSVILVFILVTSIASRWHYVVDAPAGLALAWVCVRLAERIMGKARDAAAPDPIDTAVPAAA
- the ptsP gene encoding phosphoenolpyruvate--protein phosphotransferase; this encodes MTNAPPPPSTAAQSARTILTRLHEVMAARTHAQGKLNQVVGIIGECLDSEVCSIYLLREGALELYATRGLKQEAVHVTRLGLGEGLVGTIAEQIETLNLDEAAAHPDFSYRPETGEELFHSFAGVPIIRRERAVGVLCVQHSDPRRYDDIEIETLQTVAMVLSELIANADLVDTTARIDAAEADQSSQRLTGQKLVDGMGRGVAVFHQPRVVIEHTVAEDTEAERHRVYAAFDKMREQIDRMASQAEFGVGGEHDEVLEMYKMFAYDEGWSRRINEAIDSGLTAEAAIERVQQRTRMRMRQIDDPLLRDRMHDLEDLSNRLIRIVSGQLGTAAQMGLRQDSILIARNLGPAELLEYDRRRLKGVVLEEGSLTAHVIIVARAMGVPVIGRVRDVRTVIRDGDMLLLDAADGTVHVRPSPSTDDAFDAKLEVSQKRRANLAALRDLPAVTKDGVSIELMINAGLREDIAALDLTGARGIGLFRTEFQFLVSATMPQRERQQRLYRDVLDAAGDRPVIFRTVDIGGDKALPYMNTDTVLEENPAMGWRALRLALEREGLLKVQARALMEAAAGRTLNVMFPMVSEPWEYEAARALFVGQRAWLAKHNKKLPVAIRYGAMLEVPGLAETLDLMLPHLDFLSIGTNDLTQFLFAADRAHPRLAERYDWLSPIVMRFLSRVVKTVAGSKVTLGVCGEMGGRPLEAMALLGIGIERLSITPAGVGPVKAMIRSLDLAALRRDIPAILAQPSSTPRAQYADWAKAHQVDLGD